Proteins encoded together in one Corallococcus soli window:
- a CDS encoding acetyl-CoA carboxylase biotin carboxylase subunit, giving the protein MPKIRKVLVANRGEIAIRVMRTCKELGIATVAVYSEADRSALHVRTADQAFLVGPPPSRESYLVQERILEVAKQSGADAIHPGYGFLSENASFVRACEKAGITFIGPPAAAMDAMGEKTRARANMIQAGVPVVPGSTEPIKTPEEAREYAQKIGFPIMLKAAGGGGGKGMRRVEGLHDFDSAWRSAKSEAMSSFGNDSVYIEKYLEKPHHVEIQIFADQYGNTIHLNERECSAQRRHQKVVEETPSPILTPELRAKMGEVAVKAAKAVNYVGAGTVEFLVDVHRNFYFLEMNTRLQVEHPVTEWVTGLDLVAMQIRAAEGAKLPLFEAPEPRGHAIEVRVYAEDPARNFMPSPGKITSLRVPGGPNVRDDSGVFAGFTVPNVYDPMISKLSVWAPTRAEAIARAKRALSEYVVKGITTNIRYLHGILSHPEFVGGDYDTSFLTREHTALLGTEDTGLSEVALLASTLHAFQRDQKRAKTLPSGAGGAGNGRVSPWRLALKSRRR; this is encoded by the coding sequence ATGCCCAAAATCCGCAAAGTGCTCGTCGCCAATCGCGGCGAGATCGCCATCCGGGTAATGCGCACCTGCAAGGAACTCGGCATCGCCACGGTGGCCGTGTATTCCGAAGCGGATCGCTCCGCGCTCCATGTCCGCACCGCCGACCAGGCCTTCCTCGTCGGGCCCCCGCCCTCCCGGGAGAGCTACCTGGTCCAGGAGCGCATCCTGGAGGTCGCGAAGCAGTCCGGCGCGGACGCCATCCACCCCGGCTACGGCTTCCTCTCCGAGAACGCGTCCTTCGTGCGCGCCTGCGAGAAGGCGGGCATCACCTTCATCGGTCCGCCCGCCGCCGCCATGGACGCCATGGGCGAGAAGACCCGCGCGCGCGCCAACATGATCCAGGCGGGCGTGCCCGTCGTCCCCGGGTCCACCGAACCCATCAAGACGCCCGAGGAAGCGCGCGAGTACGCGCAGAAGATCGGCTTCCCCATCATGCTCAAGGCCGCCGGCGGCGGCGGTGGCAAGGGCATGCGCCGGGTGGAGGGCCTGCACGACTTCGACTCCGCGTGGCGCTCCGCCAAGAGCGAGGCGATGAGCTCCTTCGGCAACGACTCGGTCTACATCGAGAAGTACCTGGAGAAGCCCCACCACGTCGAAATCCAGATCTTCGCCGACCAGTACGGCAACACCATCCACCTGAACGAGCGCGAGTGCTCCGCGCAGCGCCGTCATCAGAAGGTGGTGGAGGAGACGCCCAGCCCCATCCTCACGCCGGAGCTGCGCGCGAAGATGGGCGAGGTCGCGGTGAAGGCGGCCAAGGCCGTCAACTACGTGGGCGCCGGGACGGTGGAGTTCCTCGTCGACGTGCACCGCAACTTCTACTTCCTGGAGATGAACACCCGGCTCCAGGTGGAGCACCCGGTGACGGAGTGGGTCACGGGCCTGGACCTGGTCGCCATGCAGATCCGCGCCGCCGAAGGAGCGAAGCTGCCCCTCTTCGAGGCCCCGGAGCCGCGCGGCCACGCCATTGAAGTGCGCGTGTACGCGGAAGACCCCGCGCGCAACTTCATGCCCAGCCCCGGGAAGATCACGTCCCTGCGCGTGCCGGGCGGCCCCAACGTGCGGGATGACTCGGGCGTGTTCGCGGGCTTCACGGTGCCCAACGTCTACGACCCGATGATCTCCAAGCTGTCCGTGTGGGCGCCCACGCGCGCGGAGGCCATCGCGCGGGCGAAGCGGGCGTTGTCCGAGTACGTGGTGAAGGGCATCACCACCAACATCCGCTACCTGCACGGCATCCTGTCGCACCCGGAGTTCGTGGGCGGCGACTACGACACCAGCTTCCTCACGCGCGAGCACACGGCGCTGCTGGGCACGGAGGACACCGGCCTGAGCGAGGTGGCGCTGCTGGCGAGCACGCTGCACGCGTTCCAGCGCGACCAGAAGCGCGCGAAGACGCTGCCGTCGGGCGCGGGCGGCGCGGGCAACGGCCGCGTCAGCCCGTGGCGTCTGGCGCTGAAGAGCCGCCGCCGCTGA
- a CDS encoding site-2 protease family protein — protein MQARPGALQVGSFRGVPIRVHFTLLLVLPLLAFSFGAAFQQAASAAEVPPETLGGHPLLWGLGVAVGLFVSVLLHEMAHTLYALRHGGEVHGITLMIVGGVSELAETPKRPRDEALMALVGPLTSLGLAVVLGLMTWLMHGLGAFQWQFACFTLAMLNLVLGLFNLLPAFPMDGGRIVRAALTPRLGVVKATRVAAGLGRVFAVLFGVWGVVSFNPFTLVIAFFVLMGAEAESKQVRMRVALERVKVEAMMTPRVVGVDLDLSMLDAQWALRRERVAALPVTNAGRPVGRVTWAAVQALPEPERGGRMVRDAMEDGVVVALHEDGWTALRRMAEARVPLVAVVDEEGLLAGTLDWNDLQRGMNRAEQEAERDGTRAGWQRERPA, from the coding sequence ATGCAAGCGAGGCCGGGAGCACTCCAGGTGGGCTCGTTCCGGGGCGTGCCCATCCGCGTCCACTTCACGCTGTTGCTGGTCCTGCCGCTCCTGGCCTTCTCCTTCGGCGCGGCGTTCCAGCAGGCCGCGAGCGCTGCGGAGGTGCCGCCGGAGACCCTGGGCGGACACCCCCTGCTCTGGGGGCTGGGCGTGGCCGTGGGGCTCTTCGTGTCGGTGCTCCTCCATGAGATGGCGCATACGCTTTATGCGCTGCGTCATGGCGGGGAGGTGCACGGCATCACGCTGATGATCGTCGGGGGGGTGTCGGAGCTGGCGGAGACGCCGAAGCGGCCGCGGGACGAGGCGCTGATGGCGCTGGTGGGGCCGCTGACGAGCCTGGGGCTGGCGGTGGTGTTGGGCCTGATGACGTGGCTCATGCACGGCCTGGGCGCGTTCCAGTGGCAGTTCGCGTGCTTCACGCTGGCGATGCTCAACCTGGTGCTGGGGCTGTTCAACCTGCTGCCGGCGTTCCCGATGGATGGGGGGCGCATCGTGCGCGCGGCGCTGACGCCCCGGCTGGGGGTGGTGAAGGCGACGCGGGTGGCGGCGGGGCTGGGCCGGGTGTTCGCGGTGCTGTTCGGCGTGTGGGGCGTGGTGTCGTTCAACCCGTTCACGCTGGTGATTGCCTTCTTCGTGTTGATGGGCGCGGAGGCCGAGTCGAAGCAGGTGCGGATGCGCGTGGCGCTGGAGCGCGTGAAGGTGGAGGCGATGATGACGCCCCGGGTGGTGGGCGTGGACCTGGACCTGTCCATGCTGGACGCGCAGTGGGCGCTGCGGCGCGAGCGCGTGGCGGCGCTGCCGGTGACGAACGCGGGGCGTCCGGTGGGGCGCGTGACGTGGGCGGCGGTGCAGGCGCTGCCGGAGCCGGAGCGGGGCGGGCGCATGGTGCGCGACGCGATGGAGGACGGGGTGGTGGTGGCGCTGCACGAGGACGGCTGGACGGCGCTGCGGCGGATGGCGGAGGCGCGCGTGCCGCTGGTGGCCGTGGTGGACGAGGAGGGGCTGCTCGCGGGCACGCTGGATTGGAATGATCTCCAACGAGGGATGAACCGGGCTGAGCAGGAGGCGGAGCGGGACGGGACGCGGGCGGGCTGGCAGCGCGAGCGTCCGGCGTGA
- a CDS encoding biotin/lipoyl-containing protein: MRYFTKQQGQKEAVAVDLESLGQDRYRLTLNGRTYQVDALSVEQGTLSLLVDGQSYNVEFEENGDEIGTLVRGQVNRVDVADERKLRMRAAAGSFSVEGRQTILAPMPGKVVKVLVKVGDEVTEGQGLVVVEAMKMENELKSPKAGKVTEVFAKEGTAVENNAKLVVVE; the protein is encoded by the coding sequence ATGCGTTACTTCACGAAGCAGCAGGGCCAGAAGGAAGCGGTGGCGGTGGACCTGGAGTCCCTGGGCCAGGACCGCTACCGGCTCACGTTGAATGGCAGGACGTACCAGGTGGACGCGCTGTCCGTGGAGCAGGGCACGCTGTCGCTGCTGGTGGACGGCCAGTCGTACAACGTCGAGTTCGAGGAGAACGGCGACGAGATCGGCACCCTGGTGCGCGGTCAGGTCAACCGCGTGGACGTGGCGGACGAGCGCAAGCTGCGGATGCGCGCGGCGGCCGGCAGCTTCTCCGTCGAAGGCAGGCAGACCATCCTGGCGCCCATGCCCGGCAAGGTCGTGAAGGTGCTGGTCAAGGTCGGTGATGAAGTCACCGAAGGTCAGGGGCTCGTGGTCGTGGAGGCCATGAAGATGGAGAACGAGCTCAAGAGCCCCAAGGCCGGCAAGGTGACGGAGGTCTTCGCGAAGGAAGGCACCGCCGTGGAGAACAACGCGAAGCTCGTCGTGGTGGAGTAG
- a CDS encoding acyl-CoA carboxylase subunit beta, with product MDATPEKDPLRARLQQMEKQAEQGGGADRIAKQHEAGKLTARERIDLLLDPGSFSELDKFVTHRSHDFGMGDKKILGDGVVTGYGTVDGRQIFVFAQDFTVFGGSLSGAYAQKICKIMDLATRVGAPVIGLNDSGGARIQEGVESLAGYADIFLRNTLASGVVPQISLILGPCAGGAVYSPAITDFIMMVKDTSYMFITGPDVIKTVTHEEVTKEALGGALTHNQKSGVAHFAAENEQSAIAMTRELLSYLPSNNQEDPPAQPCEDDAFRAEESLKTLVPANPNKPYDVKEIIRAVVDDKHFFEVQEHFAKNIVVGFARMNGRSVGIVANQPAILAGCLDIDASVKAARFVRFCDCFNIPLLTLVDVPGFLPGTDQEWGGIITHGAKLLYAYAEATVPKITLITRKAYGGAYDVMASKHIRADINYAWPTAEIAVMGPEGAVNIIFRGELQKAPDANAERKKLTDDYREKFANPFKAAELGYVDEVIRPEETRAKVIRALEMLKDKRQENPPRKHGNIPL from the coding sequence ATGGACGCGACCCCCGAGAAGGATCCTCTCCGCGCACGGCTCCAGCAGATGGAGAAGCAGGCCGAGCAGGGCGGCGGTGCCGACCGCATCGCCAAGCAGCACGAGGCCGGCAAGCTCACGGCCCGCGAGCGCATCGACCTGCTGCTCGACCCCGGCTCCTTCAGCGAGCTGGACAAGTTCGTCACCCACCGCAGCCACGACTTCGGCATGGGCGACAAGAAGATCCTCGGCGACGGCGTCGTCACCGGGTACGGCACCGTGGACGGCCGGCAGATCTTCGTCTTCGCGCAGGACTTCACCGTGTTCGGCGGCTCGCTGTCGGGCGCCTACGCGCAGAAGATCTGCAAGATCATGGACCTGGCCACCCGCGTGGGCGCGCCCGTCATCGGCCTGAACGACTCGGGCGGCGCGCGCATCCAGGAAGGCGTGGAGAGCCTCGCCGGCTACGCGGACATCTTCCTGCGCAACACGCTGGCGTCGGGCGTGGTGCCCCAGATTTCGCTCATCCTGGGGCCGTGCGCGGGCGGCGCGGTGTACTCGCCCGCCATCACCGACTTCATCATGATGGTGAAGGACACGTCGTACATGTTCATCACCGGCCCGGACGTCATCAAGACGGTGACGCACGAAGAGGTCACCAAGGAGGCCCTGGGCGGTGCGCTCACGCACAACCAGAAGTCCGGCGTGGCCCACTTCGCCGCGGAGAACGAACAGTCCGCCATCGCGATGACGCGCGAGCTGCTCTCGTACCTGCCCTCCAACAACCAGGAGGACCCGCCCGCGCAGCCCTGTGAGGACGACGCGTTCCGCGCCGAGGAGTCGCTCAAGACGCTCGTTCCGGCGAACCCGAACAAGCCCTACGACGTGAAGGAGATCATCCGCGCCGTCGTGGACGACAAGCACTTCTTCGAGGTGCAGGAGCACTTCGCCAAGAACATCGTCGTCGGCTTCGCGCGCATGAACGGCCGCAGCGTGGGCATCGTCGCCAACCAGCCCGCCATCCTCGCCGGCTGCCTGGACATCGACGCCAGCGTGAAGGCCGCGCGCTTCGTGCGCTTCTGCGACTGCTTCAACATCCCCCTGCTCACGCTGGTGGACGTGCCCGGCTTCCTGCCCGGCACCGACCAGGAGTGGGGCGGCATCATCACCCACGGCGCCAAGCTGCTCTACGCGTACGCGGAGGCCACCGTCCCCAAGATCACGCTCATCACCCGCAAGGCCTACGGCGGCGCGTACGACGTGATGGCGTCCAAGCACATCCGCGCGGACATCAACTACGCCTGGCCCACCGCCGAAATCGCCGTGATGGGCCCCGAAGGCGCGGTGAACATCATCTTCCGCGGCGAGCTGCAGAAGGCCCCGGACGCCAACGCGGAGCGCAAGAAGCTCACGGACGACTACCGGGAGAAGTTCGCCAACCCGTTCAAGGCCGCGGAGCTGGGCTACGTGGACGAGGTCATCCGCCCGGAGGAGACCCGCGCCAAGGTCATCCGCGCCCTGGAGATGCTCAAGGACAAGCGCCAGGAGAACCCGCCGCGCAAGCACGGCAACATCCCGCTCTGA
- a CDS encoding TSUP family transporter, with protein sequence MDLDVGALKLGLLCLAALSAGFVDAIAGGGGLITLPALLTAGFPAHLALGTNKGQSVFGSGAALARFARAGLVDKRLARVAFPFGLLGAFGGAALVLLVRPEVLKPLVLVLLIAVAVFLAFRRTPPKRDGVEPSPRPRAQAIGALIALVIGTYDGFFGPGTGTFLIVAFSSLLGHGLARASADAKVVNFASNLASVALFALKGVVLWKVALPMAAAQFTGAWLGAHVAVKGGDKLVRVVVLGVVAALVVKLGHDVWGTWTAT encoded by the coding sequence GTGGACCTGGACGTCGGCGCGTTGAAGCTGGGGCTGCTGTGTCTTGCCGCGTTGAGCGCGGGCTTCGTGGACGCCATCGCCGGAGGCGGCGGGCTCATCACGCTGCCGGCGCTGCTGACGGCGGGCTTTCCCGCGCACCTCGCGCTGGGCACCAACAAGGGCCAGTCCGTGTTCGGCTCGGGCGCGGCGCTGGCGCGCTTCGCGCGCGCGGGGCTCGTGGACAAGAGGCTGGCGCGCGTGGCGTTCCCCTTCGGCCTCCTGGGCGCGTTCGGCGGCGCGGCGCTGGTGCTGCTGGTGCGCCCGGAGGTGCTCAAGCCGCTGGTGCTGGTGCTGCTCATCGCGGTGGCGGTGTTCCTCGCCTTCCGCCGCACGCCGCCGAAGCGCGACGGCGTGGAGCCCTCACCCCGGCCCCGCGCGCAGGCCATTGGCGCGCTCATCGCGCTGGTCATCGGGACCTATGACGGCTTCTTCGGCCCGGGCACCGGCACCTTCCTCATCGTGGCCTTCTCGTCGCTGCTAGGGCACGGGCTGGCGCGGGCGTCCGCGGACGCGAAGGTGGTGAACTTCGCCTCCAACCTGGCGTCCGTGGCGCTCTTCGCGCTCAAGGGCGTGGTGCTGTGGAAGGTGGCGCTGCCCATGGCCGCCGCGCAGTTCACCGGCGCGTGGCTGGGCGCGCACGTGGCGGTGAAGGGCGGCGACAAGCTGGTGCGCGTCGTCGTTCTGGGCGTGGTGGCCGCGCTGGTGGTGAAGCTGGGGCACGACGTGTGGGGGACCTGGACGGCCACCTGA
- a CDS encoding YfbM family protein, which yields MDMLCTLRSATETQLQALRKAPKQLEAFLEDEEDFGDAKGAAFLELDIGEAWHGLQFLLTGTAWEGTPPLDFLVRGGEDVGDIPSDEGTARVFDPAGVKALAEALKKVSEDTLRQRFDPARLQAEDIYPGTWEEEEPTEDVDPLEELLSYFVELRKFTAAVAMRGHGLLVHIG from the coding sequence ATGGACATGCTCTGCACGCTGCGCAGCGCCACCGAGACGCAGCTCCAGGCCCTGCGAAAGGCCCCCAAGCAGCTGGAGGCCTTCCTGGAGGACGAGGAGGACTTCGGCGACGCGAAGGGCGCGGCGTTCCTGGAGCTGGACATCGGCGAGGCGTGGCACGGCCTCCAGTTCCTGCTCACCGGCACCGCGTGGGAGGGCACCCCGCCCCTGGACTTCCTGGTGCGCGGCGGCGAGGACGTGGGCGACATCCCGTCCGACGAAGGCACCGCGCGCGTGTTCGACCCGGCCGGGGTGAAGGCCCTGGCGGAGGCCCTCAAGAAGGTGTCCGAGGACACGCTGCGCCAGCGCTTCGATCCGGCGCGGCTCCAGGCGGAGGACATCTACCCCGGCACCTGGGAGGAGGAGGAGCCCACGGAGGACGTGGATCCCCTGGAGGAGTTGCTCTCCTACTTCGTGGAGCTGCGGAAGTTCACCGCCGCCGTGGCGATGCGCGGCCACGGGCTGCTCGTGCACATCGGCTGA